One region of Flavobacteriales bacterium genomic DNA includes:
- the hemC gene encoding hydroxymethylbilane synthase produces MKHITIGSRGSDLALWQAHFVQLELKRIGIESTIEIIKTQGDQIQHLSFDKMEGKGFFTKEIEEALLQKKIDLAVHSHKDLETTEVKGLKIAAVSYREDPSDLLLIRKEAVDRTEKFNLKKNANVGTSSARRKSQLLLYRPDLDLKDLRGNVPTRIQKLKDGQYDAIMLAKAGVERLQIDLSDFFTECLDPREFVPAPAQGVLALQIRDNDPELSMAIAKLNHGDIQSNIEIERKLLNQLQGGCQLPLGAYCIAEKEKTKLWVSVANTWNSIPKRLYLETNQPENLVNDALRLIQQKSGKRVYISRNLKPADYFYRALAANGYSVHGVSMTRYQEVPFTGIPDCDWIFFSSKNCVKYFFSQNPKIPKGVKIGSIGGSTAEALKKKGILCDFTGTSNDTVEIGKQFAEIADGKQILFPQSTASFRTVQKQFRDQKQLTEMVVYETIADDEAEIPDADILVFTSPTNALIYLRKKKISAHQIVIAIGKSTAEELKNNGVQQMILPWNTSELAMADAVCSLG; encoded by the coding sequence ATGAAACACATTACTATAGGATCAAGAGGCAGTGACCTTGCTTTATGGCAAGCTCATTTTGTACAATTGGAATTAAAACGCATCGGAATTGAATCTACCATTGAGATTATTAAAACCCAGGGTGATCAGATTCAACACCTGAGCTTTGATAAAATGGAAGGAAAAGGATTCTTCACCAAAGAAATTGAAGAAGCGCTGCTCCAGAAAAAAATTGACCTGGCCGTTCATTCGCATAAGGATTTGGAAACGACTGAGGTAAAAGGATTAAAAATTGCTGCCGTTAGCTATCGTGAAGATCCTTCGGATTTATTGCTGATTCGTAAAGAAGCGGTGGATCGTACGGAGAAATTCAATCTGAAAAAAAATGCCAATGTAGGAACCTCATCGGCCCGACGTAAATCGCAATTATTACTTTACAGACCCGATCTGGATTTAAAAGATCTGCGCGGAAATGTCCCTACCCGTATACAAAAATTAAAAGATGGTCAATACGATGCCATCATGCTGGCAAAAGCGGGAGTAGAACGTTTGCAAATTGACCTCAGCGATTTTTTCACCGAATGCCTGGATCCCCGGGAATTTGTTCCTGCACCTGCACAAGGCGTTTTAGCTTTACAAATTCGCGATAACGATCCTGAACTTTCCATGGCGATTGCGAAGCTCAACCATGGCGATATTCAGTCGAACATTGAAATTGAACGTAAACTATTAAATCAACTACAGGGAGGATGTCAGCTTCCCCTTGGTGCTTATTGCATTGCTGAAAAAGAAAAAACCAAATTGTGGGTTTCTGTAGCCAATACCTGGAATTCGATTCCCAAGCGATTATATCTGGAGACCAATCAACCTGAAAATCTGGTGAACGATGCACTGCGATTAATCCAACAAAAAAGCGGAAAACGAGTTTACATCAGCAGAAATCTGAAACCTGCCGATTATTTCTATCGTGCTCTTGCCGCCAATGGTTATTCGGTACATGGGGTTTCCATGACACGTTATCAGGAAGTACCTTTTACCGGAATTCCGGATTGTGATTGGATCTTTTTCTCTTCTAAAAACTGCGTAAAATATTTTTTCAGCCAGAATCCAAAAATTCCGAAAGGAGTAAAAATCGGAAGCATTGGCGGTTCTACAGCCGAAGCCTTAAAGAAAAAAGGAATTCTGTGCGATTTTACCGGAACATCGAATGATACCGTTGAAATCGGAAAACAGTTTGCTGAGATTGCTGATGGAAAACAAATATTGTTTCCACAATCTACCGCAAGTTTCAGAACCGTTCAAAAACAATTTCGCGATCAGAAGCAGCTGACCGAAATGGTCGTTTACGAAACCATTGCCGATGATGAAGCAGAAATTCCTGATGCCGATATATTAGTGTTTACCAGTCCAACCAACGCTCTCATTTACCTGCGCAAAAAGAAAATATCTGCCCATCAAATTGTAATTGCCATTGGAAAATCGACCGCCGAAGAATTAAAAAACAACGGCGTACAACAGATGATTTTACCCTGGAACACCAGTGAACTGGCAATGGCCGATGCCGTTTGCTCATTAGGATGA